A region from the Panicum hallii strain FIL2 chromosome 1, PHallii_v3.1, whole genome shotgun sequence genome encodes:
- the LOC112895671 gene encoding ABC transporter F family member 4-like, producing MAFRVSANVALLIVFSLMAVAHCVPHEAELATDASAAAVTAAEVDAVSDGEGLLLLPYSDDSVVYDAVSGDGEVPGKEVVVEPVAEPDPDRSHLDSDGEEELTAMKLATEGQQQDDEKTKKQIDGDEDEDEEEEEEKTRKNNHGGVKEEKKKRKKHHDCDGKEKKKTKGHHKSNDEEEEEEEKTKKKIQRHHHVRKTKTKKLTHHNKNDSDDEEEQEKKEKRWRKAISRSMFGHGRRSQREEAAKEEVNN from the coding sequence ATGGCCTTCCGCGTCTCGGCCAACGTGGCCCTCCTCATCGTCTTCTCCCTCATGGCCGTCGCTCACTGCGTTCCCCACGAAGCCGAGCTCGCCACCGACGCCTCCGCCGCAGCCGTGACCGCGGCTGAGGTGGACGCGGTTTCAGACGGGGAGGGACTACTCCTCCTGCCGTACAGCGACGACAGCGTCGTGTACGACGCGGTGTCCGGTGACGGAGAGGTGCCCGggaaggaggtggtggtggagccCGTCGCGGAGCCGGACCCCGATCGGTCGCACCTGGAcagcgacggcgaggaggagctcACGGCCATGAAGCTGGCCACTGAAGGCCAACAGCAGGATGATGAAAAGACGAAGAAGCAGATCGACGGCGATGAAGACgaagacgaggaggaggaggaggagaagacaAGGAAGAATAATCACGGCGGCGtcaaggaggagaagaagaaaagaaagaagcaccACGACTGCGACGgcaaggagaagaagaagacgaaGGGGCACCACAAGAGCAAcgacgaggaggaagaggaggaggagaagacgaagaagaagatccagcgTCACCACCACGTTCGAAAGACGAAGACGAAGAAGCTGACGCATCACAACAAGAACGACAGCGACGACGAAGAGGAGCaagagaagaaggagaagcGGTGGAGGAAGGCCATCAGCAGGAGCATGTTcggccacggccgccgctcCCAGCGCGAGGAGGCCGCGAAGGAAGAGGTGAACAACTAG
- the LOC112873909 gene encoding uncharacterized protein LOC112873909 encodes MWVPHLASTNTVPTRAFRRRHRVPLPSTHATMARRLSSAAPLLLLVLSLVAVAHCRPLEADPESAAAVAAGDDENGPPNPTLPTEAGAGEVVLPAEQQRQHGFLRLPSHGYRHRPCRHGLFQRHLWWARHHGAFGEDAPRRFHRHGEALSHSHLIASPSGEAREVKAVAEPDPDRSLPDGDGEGQQSFGDADGAHAHEEAASNEDEGAAVRAWRKEMQRRWWLHHHGMRLHRHHRDEEEEGAEGLKRFHHHDEEEKRFRRAGEHDDESDSEDEDEDEEVEELVRRFRKAIMRRRSGHGRRFHHHHRYAGEAEKADAAQEEGGVVSWIKDLIMNRF; translated from the coding sequence ATGTGGGTCCCACACCTCGCGTCTACAAATACCGTTCCCACCCGGGCCTTCCGTCGCCGTCACCGCGTTCCCCTCCCGAGCACGCACGCCACCATGGCCCGCCGCCTGTCATCCGCCGCCCCGCTCCTCCTCCTGGTCCtctccctcgtcgccgtcgcgcACTGCCGCCCCCTCGAAGCCGACCCCGAatcagccgccgccgtcgcggccgGCGACGACGAGAATGGTCCGCCCAATCCCACGCTCCCCACAGAGGCGGGCGCCGGCGAGGTGGTCCTCCCGGCggagcagcagcggcagcacgGGTTCCTCCGCCTGCCCTCGCACGGGTACCGCCACCGGCCCTGCCGCCACGGCCTCTTCCAGCGCCACCTCTGGTGGGCGCGCCACCACGGCGCCTTCGGGGAGGACGCGCCGCGCCGGTTCCACCGCCACGGCGAGGCTCTGAGCCACAGCCACCTGATCGCCTCTCCCTCGGGCGAGGCCAGGGAGGTGAAGGCCGTGGCCGAGCCTGACCCGGACCGCTCGCTCCCCGACGGTGACGGCGAGGGGCAGCAGTCGTTCGGCGACGCCGACGGCGCCCATGCCCATGAGGAAGCAGCCAGCAACGAGGACGAGGGCGCGGCGGTCAGGGCGTGGAGGAAGGAGATGCAGCGGAGGTGGTGGCTCCACCACCACGGCAtgcgcctccaccgccaccaccgcgacgaggaggaggaaggcgcAGAGGGCTTGAAGCGGTTCCACCACCACGACGAGGAGGAGAAGCGGTTCCGTCGCGCTGGTGAGCACGACGACGAGAGCGACAgcgaggacgaggacgaggacgaggaggtggaggagctGGTCCGGCGGTTCAGGAAGGCGATCatgcggaggaggtccggccacggccgccgcttccaccaccaccaccgctacGCCGGGGAGGCCGAGAAGGCGGACGCCGCACAGGAGGAGGGCGGCGTGGTGTCATGGATCAAGGACCTCATCATGAACCGGTTCTAG
- the LOC112895680 gene encoding RING-H2 finger protein ATL39-like, whose product MPTLLSARSRPTRVVGGGESDDRRAGPGNRACYGIAACAVALLLFCALAASVSVWMAFAFGGLALVAFAVAGCLAPGGWRVGPTAESDAAAAAAALDAAGAARARRRFGTPKAAIDALTTFAYMPKGADQGGDGGDLESGAAEQCPVCLEDVQAGEMVRRLPACKHLFHVGCIDMWLHSHRTCPVCRCNLLRSQRHVAAVKAAPAAAAAAEEELPAEIALPPV is encoded by the coding sequence ATGCCGACCCTGCTCTCGGCGAGGTCACGCCCCACCCgcgtcgtcggcggcggcgaaaGCGACGACCGCAGGGCGGGGCCCGGGAACCGCGCGTGCTACGGCATCGCGGCCTGCGCGGTGGCGCTGCTCCTGTTCTGCGCTCTCGCCGCCTCCGTCAGCGTCTGGATGGCGTTCGCGTTCGGCGGCCTCGCCCTGGTCGCCTTCGCCGTCGCCGGCTGCCTCGCGCCAGGGGGCTGGCGCGTCGGGCCGACCGCCGAGAGcgacgccgcggccgcggccgcggccttgGATGCAGCGGGAGCCGCGCGGGCCCGGCGCCGGTTCGGGACGCCCAAGGCCGCGATCGACGCGCTGACGACGTTCGCCTACATGCCTAAAGGCGCCGATcagggcggcgacggcggcgacctCGAATCCGGGGCGGCCGAGCAGTGCCCGGTGTGCCTCGAGGACGTCCAGGCCGGCGAGATGGTGCGGCGGCTGCCGGCGTGCAAGCACCTGTTCCACGTGGGGTGCATCGACATGTGGCTGCACTCGCACCGGACGTGCCCGGTGTGCCGGTGCAACCTCTTGCGATCGCAGCGGCACGTTGCTGCAGTAAAAgctgcaccggcggcggcggcggctgctgaaGAGGAACTGCCGGCTGAAATTGCCTTGCCACCAGTGTAA